In one Streptomyces sp. NBC_01241 genomic region, the following are encoded:
- the scy gene encoding polarized growth protein Scy translates to MRGYERQESHRADDDHLSRFEAEMDRLKTDREKAVQHAEDLGYQVEVLRAKLHEARRNLATRPAYDSADIGYQAEQLLRNAQIQAEQLRTDAERELRDARAQTQRILQEHAEHQARLQAELHNEAVQRRQQLDQELAERRQTVESHVNENVAWAEQLRARTESQARRLLEESRTEAEQSLTAARAEAGRLAEETRQRLGSEAESARAEAEAILLRARKDAERLLNAASSQAQEATSHAEQLRTSTTAETQQTRQRTTELNRAAEQRMQEAETQLREARLEAEKVTAEAKEAAVKRLAAAESQNEQRTRTARSEIARLVGEATKGAETLKAEAEQALADARAEADRLKSEASEQARTAAAEDAAAQLAKAARAAEEVLTKASEDAKSTTRAASEEADRIRREAEAEADRLRGEAAEQADQLKGAAKDDTKEYRAKTVELQEEARRLRGEAEQLRSEAVAEGERIRGEARREAVQQIEEGAKTAEELLAKAKADAEELRGTAGAESERVRSDAAERAGALRKQAEEALERARAEAEQLRTESEEQARSTTVAAEEAAAGLREDTERAVAARQAEAAEELTRLHTEAETKVTTAEQELTDARAEAERIRRETNEESERLRAEAAERLRALREQAETEAERLRDEAAADASQSRAEGESTAVRLRGEAAAEAERLKSEAQESADRLRGEAAAAAERVGTEAAEALAAAQEEANRRRREAEETLDAARTEANQERERAREQSEELLASARKRVAEAQAEAHRLVEEADSRATELVSTAEQTAQQVRDSVSGLQEQAEAEIAGLRSTAEHVAERTKSEAQEEADRLRADAHAERERAGEDATRIRREAREESEAAKAMAERTVSDAIAESERLRADTAEYSQRMRTEASDSLASAEQDATRSRAEAREDANRMRSDAAAQADRLIGEATSEAERVRTESTQQATRLVEEATQRANGLVDEATQQAARTTDEAADEAERLRAEAAATVGSAQEHAARTREESERVRTEAEAAAELMRTQAREEADLLLDEAREAAAKRRADAAEQADQLMNKAQEEALRAATEAEEQADTMVGVARKEAVRITSEATVEGNSLVERARTDADELLVGARRDATAIRERAEELRARLESEIEELHDRARRETSEQMRTAGERVDNLMKAATEQRDEAAAKAKELLADANSEASKVRIAAVKRAESLLKEAEQKKATLIREAEKLRADAETEAKRTVDEGKRELDLLVRRRADINTEISRVQDVLEALESFETPAAGGKGGTSTGGVKAGASAGTRSSGKSSDG, encoded by the coding sequence GTGCGGGGCTACGAACGCCAGGAGAGCCACCGAGCTGACGACGACCATCTCTCGCGGTTCGAAGCCGAGATGGACCGGCTGAAGACCGACCGGGAGAAGGCCGTCCAGCACGCCGAGGACCTCGGTTACCAGGTCGAGGTCTTGCGCGCCAAGCTGCACGAGGCTCGGCGCAATCTCGCGACCCGTCCCGCCTACGACAGCGCGGACATCGGCTACCAGGCCGAGCAGTTGCTCCGTAATGCCCAGATCCAGGCCGAGCAGCTGCGGACGGACGCCGAGCGGGAGCTCCGTGACGCCCGTGCGCAGACGCAGCGCATCCTGCAGGAGCACGCCGAGCACCAGGCGCGGCTCCAGGCCGAGCTGCACAACGAGGCCGTGCAGCGGCGCCAGCAGCTCGACCAGGAGCTGGCCGAGCGCCGCCAGACCGTCGAGTCCCACGTCAACGAGAACGTCGCCTGGGCCGAGCAGCTCCGCGCCAGGACGGAGTCCCAGGCCCGCCGGCTGCTGGAGGAGTCCCGTACCGAGGCCGAGCAGTCCCTGACGGCGGCACGCGCCGAGGCGGGGCGGCTGGCGGAGGAGACCCGGCAGCGGCTCGGTTCCGAAGCGGAGTCGGCCCGTGCCGAGGCCGAGGCGATCCTGCTGCGTGCCCGCAAGGACGCCGAGCGGCTGCTGAACGCCGCCTCCAGCCAGGCGCAGGAGGCCACCAGCCACGCCGAGCAGCTGCGGACGTCGACGACGGCGGAGACCCAGCAGACCCGGCAGCGGACCACCGAGCTGAACCGGGCCGCCGAGCAGCGCATGCAGGAGGCCGAGACCCAGCTGCGCGAGGCCCGGCTGGAGGCCGAGAAGGTCACCGCGGAGGCGAAGGAGGCCGCCGTCAAGCGGCTGGCCGCCGCCGAGTCGCAGAACGAGCAGCGCACCCGTACGGCCAGGTCGGAGATCGCCCGGCTGGTCGGCGAGGCCACCAAGGGCGCCGAGACCCTCAAGGCGGAGGCCGAGCAGGCCCTCGCCGATGCCCGTGCCGAGGCGGACCGGCTGAAGTCCGAGGCGTCCGAGCAGGCCCGCACGGCGGCCGCCGAGGACGCCGCCGCCCAGCTCGCCAAGGCCGCCAGGGCCGCCGAGGAGGTGCTGACCAAGGCGTCCGAGGACGCGAAGTCCACCACCAGGGCGGCGAGCGAGGAAGCCGACCGGATCCGCCGCGAGGCGGAGGCCGAGGCGGACCGGCTGCGCGGCGAGGCCGCCGAACAGGCCGATCAGCTCAAGGGCGCGGCCAAGGACGACACCAAGGAGTACCGGGCCAAGACGGTCGAGCTGCAGGAGGAGGCGCGCAGGCTGCGCGGCGAGGCCGAGCAGCTGCGCTCCGAGGCGGTCGCCGAGGGCGAGCGGATCCGCGGCGAGGCCCGGCGCGAGGCCGTCCAGCAGATCGAGGAGGGCGCGAAGACCGCCGAGGAGCTGCTCGCCAAGGCGAAGGCGGACGCCGAGGAGCTGCGCGGCACCGCGGGCGCGGAGAGCGAGCGGGTCCGTAGCGACGCGGCCGAGCGGGCCGGCGCGCTGCGCAAGCAGGCCGAGGAGGCCCTGGAGCGGGCCCGTGCCGAGGCCGAGCAGCTGCGTACGGAGTCCGAGGAGCAGGCCCGGTCCACCACCGTCGCGGCCGAGGAGGCGGCGGCGGGGCTGCGCGAGGACACCGAGCGTGCGGTCGCGGCCCGGCAGGCGGAGGCAGCCGAGGAGCTGACCCGGCTGCACACCGAGGCCGAGACCAAGGTCACCACCGCCGAGCAGGAGCTCACGGACGCGCGCGCCGAGGCGGAGCGCATCCGGCGCGAGACGAACGAGGAGTCCGAGCGGCTGCGCGCGGAGGCCGCCGAGCGGTTGCGGGCGCTGCGGGAGCAGGCGGAGACCGAGGCGGAACGGCTGCGCGACGAGGCCGCGGCGGATGCGTCGCAGTCGCGTGCGGAGGGCGAGTCCACCGCCGTACGGCTGCGCGGTGAGGCGGCCGCCGAGGCGGAGCGGCTCAAGTCCGAGGCGCAGGAGAGCGCCGACCGGCTGCGCGGCGAGGCCGCTGCCGCCGCGGAGCGGGTGGGCACGGAGGCCGCCGAGGCGCTGGCCGCCGCGCAGGAGGAGGCGAACCGGCGCCGCCGGGAGGCCGAGGAGACCCTCGACGCCGCGCGTACCGAGGCGAACCAGGAGCGCGAGCGGGCCCGCGAGCAGAGCGAGGAGCTGCTCGCCTCCGCCCGCAAGCGGGTCGCGGAGGCGCAGGCCGAGGCGCACCGCCTGGTCGAGGAGGCGGACAGCCGGGCGACGGAGCTGGTCTCCACGGCCGAGCAGACCGCCCAGCAGGTACGGGATTCGGTCAGCGGGCTGCAGGAGCAGGCCGAGGCGGAGATCGCCGGGCTGCGTTCCACCGCCGAGCATGTCGCGGAGCGGACGAAGTCCGAGGCGCAGGAGGAGGCGGACCGGCTCCGCGCCGACGCGCACGCCGAGCGCGAGCGGGCGGGCGAGGACGCGACCCGGATCCGCCGGGAGGCGCGGGAGGAGTCCGAGGCCGCGAAGGCGATGGCCGAGCGGACCGTCTCGGACGCGATCGCGGAGTCGGAGCGGCTGCGGGCGGACACCGCGGAGTACAGCCAGCGGATGCGTACCGAGGCCTCCGACTCGCTGGCCTCGGCCGAGCAGGACGCGACGCGCAGCCGGGCCGAGGCCCGCGAGGACGCCAACCGCATGCGTTCCGACGCCGCGGCCCAGGCCGACCGGCTGATCGGCGAGGCGACGAGCGAGGCCGAGCGGGTCCGTACGGAGTCGACGCAGCAGGCCACCCGGCTCGTCGAGGAGGCGACACAGCGGGCGAACGGGCTGGTCGACGAGGCGACGCAGCAGGCGGCCCGGACGACGGACGAGGCCGCGGACGAGGCGGAGCGGCTGCGTGCCGAGGCGGCGGCCACCGTCGGTTCGGCACAGGAGCACGCGGCCCGTACCCGCGAAGAGTCGGAGCGGGTGCGCACCGAGGCGGAGGCGGCGGCCGAGCTGATGCGCACTCAGGCCCGCGAGGAGGCGGACCTGCTGCTGGACGAGGCGCGGGAAGCCGCGGCGAAGCGCCGTGCCGATGCCGCCGAGCAGGCGGACCAGCTGATGAACAAGGCGCAGGAGGAGGCGCTGCGCGCCGCCACCGAGGCCGAGGAGCAGGCCGACACGATGGTCGGCGTGGCCCGCAAGGAGGCCGTGCGGATCACCTCGGAGGCGACCGTCGAGGGCAACTCCCTGGTGGAGCGCGCCCGTACGGACGCGGACGAGCTGCTGGTCGGCGCGCGCCGGGACGCCACGGCCATCCGGGAGCGGGCCGAGGAGCTCAGGGCCCGGCTCGAGAGCGAGATCGAGGAGCTGCACGACCGGGCCCGGCGGGAGACGTCCGAGCAGATGAGGACGGCGGGCGAGCGCGTCGACAACCTGATGAAGGCGGCGACCGAACAGCGCGACGAGGCGGCGGCCAAGGCCAAGGAGCTGCTGGCAGACGCGAATTCGGAGGCGAGCAAGGTCCGGATCGCGGCGGTGAAGCGGGCCGAGTCGCTGCTGAAGGAGGCCGAGCAGAAGAAGGCCACGCTGATCCGCGAGGCCGAGAAGCTGCGGGCCGACGCCGAGACCGAGGCGAAGCGCACGGTGGACGAGGGCAAGCGCGAACTCGATCTGCTGGTGCGCCGGCGCGCGGACATCAACACCGAGATCTCCCGTGTCCAGGACGTATTGGAAGCGCTGGAGTCGTTCGAGACACCGGCCGCCGGCGGCAAGGGCGGCACTTCCACCGGCGGCGTCAAGGCCGGGGCCTCGGCGGGTACGCGTTCGAGTGGCAAGTCGTCCGATGGGTAG